The sequence below is a genomic window from Monodelphis domestica isolate mMonDom1 chromosome 2, mMonDom1.pri, whole genome shotgun sequence.
gTTCCTCTCATCCTGGACCCTCTGGGGAGCCAACTACATGGATTGCTTCGAGTCCAATGAAACCATGGGGGTAGGCTCCAGCCTCTTTGTCAAGGCTTGCTTCCTAGGCTGTATACTTTGGGGATTTTGTCCCAAGACAcctcctaaccctcttcccattTTCCAAGGTCTGGCTTCACGTGGCTGATAAGAAACGAGGCAAGTACCTCAACAACAAATACAGGACATCCTCGTTTAATCTCTTCCACCACATTAACACATATGAAGAGGACAACTTCCTGATTGTGGACCTCTGCTGCTGGAAAGGGTATGGCCAGAGAGGCCAGGGGGGGGGGGTCGTACCTGGGGCCCCATGTCTTTCCAAGGTGGCTCTTAGCGGGCATTTCTTTCACCCAGGAACATAGGGCGATCTGGCTAAAGCTGAAATCTGATGATCTTCTCCTGATAAGATCTCCATCGGCAGTCCCTGAACTTGTCCTAAAGTCTTTCCATCATTGTATTTCCATCTGTTCGGTTCCTTTTGTGATCCtgtgtactttattttattcatttaaaaacaggATTCTCGGGAGGAATCTAGAGCTCCCCTAGACTTTTACCAAACCAGTTTGGGCCCAAAATAGGTTAAGTCCAACCTcaactcattttccaaatgaggaaactgaagtccagagataCTAAGCACCTTCGGGAGACAGGAGCTGAGGGTCAGAGGGCTGGAGGGAACCTCAGAAGCCATGGTGTCGCCTCAGGAACtgacttgctatgtgaccctgggcaagtcactgaactgatttcagccttagtttcctcttctctaaaacaGGATGAGAACAGTTCCTGCTTTCTAGAttatagtgaggatcaaatgagatgacaggGAAAGAACTTCCAAGCCCTCAAATGTAGCTCTTTAGTGCCTGGAGAGTTTCGTCCTCTCTGCTCTCCCCCCTCCAGAGGTTCACGTGGTGCAGGGGGCACAAAGAGGGGCTCTGACGCAGAAGTGTAAACTATAACTGGGCCTGCCAGGGTCGGGTCCAGACCTGGCGGGGGATGGCACAGCTGGCATCCGAGAAGAGCTCCGGCTAAATGTGGAGAGGTTAAGAGGCGGGAAACCTTGGTCTTGGGGTTCAGAGGCTGATGGGGGCGTCATCTGCACAGCCTAGGGCAGCCCCAGGGGCCCTGAAGGAGGCAGTGACGGGGTCAGTAAGAAAGGGCTGCCCCAGTGCCCGGAAGACGACGTCGCTTCTGCCCTCCTGGGCGCTGCCTGagctctctcagcctcagtttctcttctgtgAGGAGGGCATAAAGACAGAACCCGTTTCTGTGGGACTTGGGGAAGTGGACGGCCTGTCCATGTTTGCTCTTCTTCTTCCCTGGCAGCTTTGAGTTCGTTTACAATTACCTGTATTTGGCCAATTTACGGGAGAACTGGGAGGAGGTGAAAAGGAACGCCAAGAAGGCGCCCCAGCCCGAAGTGCGGAGATACGTGCTGCCCTTGGCTATTAACAAGGTATTTCAGCAGAGCCGCGCCGGACCCTTCACCGCGCCGATGCGCTCAGCCGCTCGGCCTCCACACAGCCAGCCCTGAGCCTCGAGGACCCAGGCGCCCCCGGCCTCCAGTCCGGGCTGGGTCACGCGGGGCAGACCGCAGggcttggggggagggaaggcctAGACAAGGCGGGGGGCCTCCTTCGGGCTGGACCTTTGTTCTGTCCATGCACACAGAGCTGCTCTCGGCTCCCGCCgccattttacttctttctctgacctcgccttcctcatcggtaaaatgggGGTCCACGATGCCCCCCTTCTGCGCCTCCCAGAGCCGACGGGAGGGAAACACGGCGGACGTGGACAGCCTGTGTCTGTCGGGGCAAAGATGCCGAGCGCAGCCGCTCCGCCGCTGAGCTCTTGTCGTCTTCCTCCTAGGCCGACACAGGCAAGAACCTGGTGAGTCTGCCCAACACCACGGCCGCCGCCATTCTCTGCAGCGACGAGACCATCTGGCTGGAGCCCGAAGTCCTCTTCTCGGGGCCCCGCCAAGGTGAGGAGAGCCCGGGAGCCCCCCTCCGTCAGCCCGAGAAGGCCGGCGGGTCCACTCGGCTCACAGCTCGTTAACGGCTTGGCTTGGCCAAGCCGGGTCACGGGACCTCTCGGGCCCCTCCTCCAGCTCCCCCCAAGAATGGAGCCTCATCCCTGGGAatctggccctggagtcagaggacctcagTCTAAGGGTCAGCTCTGCCACAAATGACCCTAAAGAGGCCATTTCCCCTcgatgggcctcagtttccccatcttccACAGAAGGTTGGAGTCCTCTTCATTTTGGGCTTGGGGGACCGTTTTACAGTACGTGGCTTTCCAGGGGGCTTGTTCCGCTCTCCCCAAGGCGAAGTCATTGGCATTTCCTCAGGCTTCTCTCTTTAATGGTGGCTTTCTCTGCTGGGCGAAACGAGTGAACAGGGCTGACATGGGAAAAGACGGGCAGCTGAGCCCTTAAATGGCGTCGAGGATTCGCATTGGGTTTGCCCTTGATTCCAGGGCCCGATTTCTACCCAGAATTCTTTCTCACGAGCACCTGTGAGGCCTCTGGTGGCACCCCAGTAGCATGGAGCCCCCCCGAGAGCAGAGCCCGGCCCCCCTTCTTCCTGCTTGGATCCTGGCACGCCGCGCGTGACGAAGAGTGcgttctccttcctctccttcattcTTGTGCTTTGCTTTGCCAGCCTTCGAGTTTCCCCAAATCAATTACCAGAAGTACGGCGGGAAACCCTACGCGTTCGCCTACGGCCTCGGGCTCAACCACTTTGTCCCCGACAGGGTAATCTGGGTGGAAGGCTGGGGGAGGCTCGGAGGGCTCCTCCGCCCGGGCAAAGCAAGCCTTGTTCACGGGCCGTTTGGTGCTCCTGTGCAGCTCTGCAAGCTGAACGTCGTCACGAAGGAAACGTGGTTGTGGCACGAGCCCGACTCCTACCCGTCCGAGCCCATCTTTGTGTCCCACCCAGATGCCCAGGAGGAAGACGACGGTAACGTTCTCGGCCCTCTTCCTTTCCTGCTTCCCCTTCAGTCCAGCAGCCAGGGAGGACCAGGAGCACCTCTTTTATGGCCACAAACGTCAGGCACAAGGATGATGTCCAAGTTGGGGGAGAGACGTTGGAGAGCGTCTGGAAGAGGGCGCCCAGGCCTGGGGGGACCCCGAAGCCTCTCtagatatttagcctggagaacaGGAGATCGAGGGGTTGCTTTGTCGAGGTGGAACTCGCCAGACGAGGGGGTTGGCGCCCAAAGGCAAAGCTACGATCGATGGATAGATACTGCAGAGAGCACTAGGAGAGTGGAAGGGGAGAGCGGGGGCAATGAGCAGAGGCTGGACCTGAACCATCTGCAGCGCTTCATGAAATTTTCTAGTGAGCAAGTGCATCcctttctcagtttccccatttgtaaaatgaggagggtagCAGCAGCGCTCCTTCCCAGCTTGATTGTGAGGACTGGATGAGATGACAGatgtcaagtgctttgcaaaccctcATGGACCATAAAGATGgcagtgatgatgatggtgatgacgaTTCAGCCTCCAACGAGAGGGGAAACGCATTCCATGTTGGGAGACCTCCGATCTCTTTGGAGGAAGTTTTCTCCCATGCTGCCTCTTGTTATAAAAGGATCAGCTACGTTGTGCTTCAGATTCAGGCTGGGTTAACTAGATGCTCGCTGAGGATCCTTCGAATTCTCAAAGTCGGTGATACCATGCAACAGAACCAAAccttggggaagctaggtgatgcagtggctTGGGAACCAGACcgaaagatgagaggtcctgagttcaaatttggcctcagacacttcctagctgtgttacttaaccctctttgccaattttctgccttggaaccaatacacagttaattctaggaaggaaaaaaggaaggaaggaaggaaggaaggaaggaaggaaggaaggaaggaaggaaggaaggaaggaaggaaggaaggaaggaaggaaggaaggaaggaaggaaggaaggaaggaagaaaaggaagggaggaaggaaggaaggaaggaagaaaaggaagggaggaaggaaggaaggaaggaaggaaggaaggaaggaaggaaggaaggaaggaagaaaaggaagggagggaggaaggaaggaaggaaggaaggaaggaaggaagaaaaggaagggaggaaggaaggaaggaaggaaggaaggaaggaaggaaggaaggaagaaaaggaagggaggaaggaaggaaggaaggaaggaaggaaggaaggaaggaaggaaggaaggaaggaaggaagaaaaggaagggagggaggaaggaaggaaggaaggaaggaaggaaggaaggaaggaaggaaggaaggaaggaaattatctATAGCAAGTGAGAATCCTTAGGGCTAAGAAGCCCCTCTGAGGTATCCTGGTTctgtcctcttatctgactaaTGACCTCCCTCTCCTTAGTGTCATCCTTGGCTTCCTTTGCGGCTCCACTAAAATCCCAACTTCTGTAGGAAGTCTTCCCCAACTTCTCTTCATTCCagtgtctttcttcctttaactaTTTTTCATTATTCTGTCTTCAACTTACTGTATGTATTTGTTTGACTTTGTCTCCCCTATTTGattgaaagctccttgagagcaaggactgcctTCTTCTGTCTCTGCAGTCCTTagtccaatgcctggcacacagtaggcactttacAGTTACTAGTTTATTGAGATAAGGCAGGTGAGACCATTGAGGTAAAGCCATTCCATCTAGACTTGAAGCAATAGGAGCAGAGCCGAGGCCTCCTAGCTCCCGACCCAG
It includes:
- the RPE65 gene encoding retinoid isomerohydrolase isoform X3, which gives rise to MTEKRIVLTEFGTCAFPDPCKNIFSRFFSYFRGVEVTDNALVNIYPVGEDYYACTETNFITKINPETLETIKQVDLCNYVSVNGATAHPHVENDGTVYNIGNCFGKNFSIAYNIIRIPPLQADKEDPMNKSEVVVQFPCSDRLKPSYVHSFGLTPNYIVFVETPVKINLLKFLSSWTLWGANYMDCFESNETMGVWLHVADKKRGKYLNNKYRTSSFNLFHHINTYEEDNFLIVDLCCWKGFEFVYNYLYLANLRENWEEVKRNAKKAPQPEVRRYVLPLAINKADTGKNLVSLPNTTAAAILCSDETIWLEPEVLFSGPRQAFEFPQINYQKYGGKPYAFAYGLGLNHFVPDRLCKLNVVTKETWLWHEPDSYPSEPIFVSHPDAQEEDDGVVLSVVVSPGAGQKPACLLVLNAKDMTEVARAEVETNIPVTFHGLFRRS